Proteins encoded together in one Pseudomonas sp. ADAK13 window:
- the smpB gene encoding SsrA-binding protein SmpB has protein sequence MAKQKKHPTGTIAQNKKARHDYFIEHRFEAGLVLAGWEVKSLRASKLQLIDSYVLLKDGEAWLLGSHITPLMTASTHVIADPVRTRKLLLNARELEKLHAAVQQKGYACVCLSWYWSKHLVKCEIALGKGKKEYDKRDTERERDSNRELQRAVRNKGKED, from the coding sequence ATGGCTAAACAAAAGAAACACCCAACAGGGACCATCGCGCAAAATAAAAAGGCGCGACACGATTACTTCATCGAACATCGGTTCGAGGCTGGTCTGGTCCTGGCCGGCTGGGAAGTAAAAAGTCTGCGTGCCAGCAAGCTGCAACTGATCGACAGTTACGTGCTGCTCAAAGACGGTGAGGCATGGCTGCTCGGCAGTCATATCACGCCGCTGATGACCGCCAGCACCCACGTGATCGCCGACCCGGTACGTACGCGCAAGCTGCTGCTCAATGCCCGCGAGCTGGAAAAGCTCCACGCCGCCGTGCAGCAAAAGGGCTACGCCTGTGTCTGCCTGTCGTGGTACTGGAGCAAGCACCTGGTCAAGTGCGAGATCGCGCTGGGCAAGGGCAAGAAGGAATACGACAAGCGTGACACCGAGCGCGAGCGCGATTCCAACCGGGAATTGCAGCGCGCCGTGCGTAACAAGGGCAAGGAAGACTGA
- a CDS encoding lactate permease LctP family transporter — protein MQTWQQLYSPLGSLGLSALAAVIPIVFFFLALAVFRLKGHVAGSITLALSILVAIFAFQMPVDMALAAAGYGFAYGLWPIAWIIVAAVFLYKLTVKSGQFEIIRSSVLSITDDQRLQVLLIGFCFGAFLEGAAGFGAPVAITAALLVGLGFNPLYAAGLCLIANTAPVAFGALGIPIIVAGQVTGIDAFKIGAMAGRQLPLLSLFVPFWLVFMMDGLRGVKETWPAALVAGLSFAVTQFFTSNFIGPELPDITSALASLISLTLFLKVWQPKRSANAQIAGATSGTAVTASAGGFGLPRNTLASPYSLGEIFKAWSPFLILTVLVTIWTLKPFKAMFAAGGAMYSSVFNFAIPHLDQLVIKVAPIVAAPTAIPAVFKLDPISATGTAIFFSALVSMLVLKIDFKTGLTTLKETFYELRWPILSIGMVLAFAFVTNYSGMSSTMALVLAATGAAFPFFSPFLGWLGVFLTGSDTSSNALFSSLQATTAHQIGVNDTLLVAANTSGGVTGKMISPQSIAVACAATGLVGKESDLFRFTLKHSLFFATIVGLITLAQAYWFTGMLVH, from the coding sequence ATGCAAACCTGGCAACAGCTCTACAGCCCGCTCGGCAGCCTCGGCCTGTCCGCACTGGCCGCCGTTATTCCCATCGTATTTTTCTTCCTGGCCCTGGCCGTGTTTCGCCTCAAAGGCCACGTTGCGGGCAGCATCACGTTGGCACTGTCGATCCTGGTGGCGATCTTTGCCTTCCAGATGCCGGTGGACATGGCGCTCGCCGCCGCCGGTTACGGCTTTGCCTACGGTTTGTGGCCAATCGCCTGGATCATCGTCGCCGCGGTATTCCTCTACAAATTGACGGTCAAGAGCGGCCAGTTCGAAATCATCCGCAGCTCTGTGCTGTCGATTACCGATGACCAACGCCTGCAAGTGCTGCTGATCGGCTTCTGCTTCGGCGCCTTCCTCGAAGGGGCCGCCGGTTTCGGAGCACCTGTGGCGATTACTGCTGCACTGCTGGTAGGACTGGGCTTCAACCCGCTGTACGCCGCCGGCCTGTGCCTGATTGCCAACACCGCACCTGTAGCGTTCGGCGCACTCGGGATTCCAATCATCGTGGCCGGCCAGGTGACCGGCATCGACGCATTCAAGATCGGCGCCATGGCCGGTCGCCAACTGCCGCTGCTGTCTTTGTTCGTGCCGTTCTGGCTGGTGTTCATGATGGACGGCCTGCGCGGCGTCAAAGAAACCTGGCCAGCCGCACTGGTTGCGGGCCTGAGCTTTGCCGTCACGCAGTTCTTCACCTCGAACTTCATCGGCCCGGAACTGCCGGACATCACCTCGGCCCTGGCCAGCCTGATTTCCCTGACCCTGTTCCTGAAGGTCTGGCAGCCCAAGCGCAGCGCCAATGCGCAAATCGCTGGCGCAACGTCCGGCACCGCCGTCACTGCCAGCGCCGGTGGTTTCGGCCTGCCTCGCAACACCCTGGCTTCGCCTTACAGCCTGGGGGAAATTTTCAAGGCCTGGTCGCCGTTCCTGATCCTGACCGTATTGGTCACCATCTGGACCCTCAAGCCCTTCAAGGCGATGTTCGCCGCGGGGGGCGCGATGTACAGCTCGGTGTTCAATTTCGCGATCCCGCACCTGGATCAATTGGTGATCAAGGTTGCGCCAATCGTTGCTGCGCCTACCGCGATCCCGGCGGTGTTCAAGCTTGACCCGATTTCCGCGACCGGCACGGCGATTTTCTTCTCCGCCTTGGTGTCGATGCTGGTCTTGAAAATCGACTTCAAAACTGGTCTGACCACCTTAAAAGAAACCTTCTATGAGCTGCGCTGGCCGATCCTGTCCATCGGCATGGTGCTGGCCTTTGCCTTCGTCACCAACTACTCGGGCATGTCATCGACCATGGCCCTGGTACTGGCGGCTACCGGCGCGGCATTCCCGTTCTTCTCGCCATTCCTCGGCTGGCTAGGGGTGTTTCTGACCGGCTCCGACACCTCATCCAACGCCCTGTTCAGCTCACTCCAAGCGACCACCGCGCACCAGATCGGCGTCAACGACACCTTGCTGGTGGCCGCGAACACCAGCGGCGGCGTGACCGGCAAGATGATCTCGCCGCAGTCGATCGCCGTGGCGTGCGCCGCCACTGGCCTGGTGGGCAAGGAATCCGACCTGTTCCGCTTCACCCTCAAGCACAGCCTGTTTTTCGCGACGATTGTCGGGCTGATCACCTTGGCCCAGGCCTACTGGTTCACCGGCATGCTGGTGCACTGA
- a CDS encoding outer membrane protein assembly factor BamE, which translates to MQNTKLLLTSFTFVGLLALAGCSFPGVYKIDIQQGNVVTQDMIDQLRPGMTRRQVRFIMGNPLLTDTFHADRWDYLYSIQPGGGERQQERVSVIFNGNDQLVSLSGDFKPGVSRDEALLGKDSGTTTPAPAQNEEKPQSEVPAKPGSLLDQIQKGVDGVQTVPVPTPEPLDASPQ; encoded by the coding sequence ATGCAAAACACCAAGCTCTTGCTAACCAGTTTCACCTTTGTGGGACTGCTCGCACTCGCCGGTTGTTCATTCCCCGGGGTTTACAAAATCGACATCCAGCAGGGCAATGTCGTCACGCAGGACATGATAGACCAGTTACGCCCGGGAATGACCCGACGGCAAGTACGGTTTATCATGGGCAATCCCCTGCTGACCGACACATTCCATGCCGATCGCTGGGATTATCTCTATAGCATCCAACCTGGTGGCGGTGAACGTCAGCAGGAGCGGGTCAGCGTCATCTTCAATGGCAATGACCAGCTCGTCAGCCTGTCGGGGGACTTCAAACCGGGCGTAAGCCGCGATGAAGCCTTGCTGGGCAAGGACAGCGGCACCACCACGCCTGCGCCCGCGCAGAACGAGGAGAAGCCCCAGTCCGAAGTACCGGCCAAGCCTGGCTCGTTGCTCGATCAGATCCAGAAAGGCGTCGACGGCGTACAAACCGTTCCGGTGCCGACTCCAGAACCTCTGGACGCGAGCCCGCAATAA
- the fur gene encoding ferric iron uptake transcriptional regulator has translation MVENSELRKAGLKVTLPRVKILQMLDSAEQRHMSAEDVYKALMESNEDVGLATVYRVLTQFEAAGLVVRHNFDGGHAVFELADSGHHDHMVDVETGEVVEFVSPEIEKLQKAIAEEHGVELVDHNLVLYIRKKK, from the coding sequence ATGGTTGAAAATAGCGAACTACGCAAAGCCGGTCTTAAAGTGACTCTGCCACGAGTCAAGATTCTACAAATGCTCGATTCTGCTGAGCAGCGCCACATGAGTGCCGAGGATGTATACAAGGCACTGATGGAGTCTAACGAGGACGTCGGCCTGGCCACGGTTTACCGTGTACTGACCCAGTTTGAAGCAGCAGGACTGGTGGTTCGTCATAATTTCGACGGCGGTCATGCAGTCTTCGAACTGGCCGACAGCGGCCACCACGACCACATGGTCGATGTGGAAACTGGCGAAGTGGTCGAGTTCGTCAGCCCGGAAATCGAGAAGCTCCAGAAGGCGATCGCCGAAGAGCACGGAGTCGAATTGGTGGATCACAATTTGGTTCTGTACATACGTAAGAAAAAGTAA
- a CDS encoding FAD-binding and (Fe-S)-binding domain-containing protein encodes MSLPAAFLSDAAQLIPKDRRFDDPLSTLAFGTDASFYRLIPQLVIRVESEDEVVALLQLAQRDRVPVTFRAAGTSLSGQAISDSVLIVLGDNWNGREIRGQGTQIRLQPGVIGAQANAWLAPFGRKIGPDPASINACKIGGIVANNASGMCCGTAQNTYHTLAGIRLVLADGSRLDTEDPASVSAFRQLHSDLLERLATLGRETRANAELAAKIRHKYRLKNTTGLSLNALVDFDEPLDILSHLLVGSEGTLGFISAVTYDTVIDHPNKASALIVFPDVETCCNAVTVLKTQPVSAVELLDRRSMRSVQDKPGMPAFVQQLSENACALLIESRAASPSLLHEQLALIMASLARFPVEKQVDFTEDPVENARLWAIRKDTFPAVGAVRKTGTTVIIEDVTFPVEQLAIGVNRLIELFDKHHYDEAILFGHALEGNLHFVFTQGFNSAQEVARYQAFMDDVAQLVAVEFGGSLKAEHGTGRNMAPFVELEWGSDAYQLMWQLKRLLDPNGILNPDVVLSEDPQIHLKHLKPLPAADELVDKCIECGFCEPVCPSKGLTLSPRQRIVIWRDIQAKKRAGIDTTELEAAYQYQGIDTCAATGLCAQRCPVGINTGDLVKKLRSRDADRTKTAEWLSTHFATALQGARFTLHVANGARMLLGAPRLTKLSATVTRLSKGQIPQWTNAMPQPEKAIRFSPAVSDERPRVVYLAACVSRAMGPAAGDNEQMSLYDKTRGLLEKAGYQVVFPDNQDNLCCGQPFASKGYAEQAEHKRQELIGALLHASRGGLDPIYCDTSPCTLRLVQDLAETRLDLYDPVRFIRTHLMDRLDFTPQEAPIAVHVTCSTQHLGESQALIDLARRCSKTVVIPEGIHCCGFAGDKGFTTPELNAHSLRSLKDAVQYCSEGISTSRTCEIGLTQHGGIDYHGLVYLVDRVTQARAH; translated from the coding sequence ATGAGCCTGCCTGCTGCTTTTCTGAGCGACGCCGCACAACTGATCCCGAAAGATCGTCGTTTCGACGATCCACTTTCCACCCTCGCCTTCGGCACCGACGCCAGCTTTTACCGACTGATCCCACAGTTGGTGATCCGCGTTGAATCGGAAGATGAAGTAGTGGCGCTGCTGCAACTGGCCCAGCGCGACCGCGTCCCGGTGACCTTTCGCGCGGCGGGCACCAGCCTTTCCGGGCAGGCCATCAGCGACTCGGTATTGATTGTGTTGGGGGACAATTGGAACGGGCGCGAGATTCGCGGCCAGGGCACACAAATCCGCCTGCAACCCGGCGTGATCGGCGCCCAGGCCAACGCCTGGCTGGCGCCTTTCGGGCGCAAGATCGGACCGGACCCGGCATCGATCAACGCCTGCAAGATCGGCGGCATCGTCGCCAACAATGCCAGCGGCATGTGCTGTGGCACGGCCCAGAACACTTATCACACCCTGGCGGGGATTCGCCTGGTACTGGCCGATGGCAGCCGCCTGGACACAGAAGACCCGGCCAGCGTTTCGGCCTTTCGCCAGCTTCACAGCGACCTGCTTGAACGCCTGGCAACACTGGGTCGCGAGACGCGGGCAAACGCCGAATTGGCTGCAAAAATCCGCCACAAATACCGTCTGAAAAACACCACCGGCTTGTCACTCAACGCCCTGGTCGATTTCGACGAGCCGCTGGATATCCTCAGCCACCTGCTGGTGGGCTCCGAAGGCACCCTGGGCTTTATCAGCGCAGTGACCTACGACACGGTGATCGATCACCCGAACAAAGCCTCGGCCCTGATCGTGTTCCCGGATGTGGAAACCTGCTGCAACGCCGTGACTGTACTCAAAACCCAACCGGTTTCAGCGGTCGAACTGCTGGACCGCCGCAGCATGCGTTCGGTGCAGGACAAACCCGGCATGCCGGCTTTCGTACAACAGCTATCGGAAAATGCCTGCGCCCTGCTGATCGAATCCCGCGCAGCCTCGCCTTCGTTGCTGCATGAGCAATTGGCGCTGATCATGGCCTCACTGGCCCGCTTCCCGGTGGAGAAACAAGTCGACTTCACCGAAGACCCGGTGGAAAACGCCCGCCTGTGGGCAATCCGCAAAGACACCTTCCCCGCCGTGGGCGCCGTGCGTAAAACCGGCACCACCGTGATCATCGAAGACGTGACCTTCCCGGTGGAACAACTGGCCATCGGCGTCAATCGCCTGATCGAGTTGTTCGACAAACATCACTACGACGAGGCCATCCTTTTCGGACACGCCCTGGAAGGCAATCTGCACTTCGTGTTCACCCAAGGCTTCAACAGCGCGCAAGAAGTCGCACGCTACCAGGCGTTCATGGACGACGTCGCCCAGTTGGTGGCGGTGGAGTTTGGCGGTTCGCTGAAGGCCGAACACGGCACCGGTCGCAACATGGCGCCCTTCGTCGAACTGGAATGGGGCAGCGATGCCTATCAGTTGATGTGGCAACTCAAGCGCTTGCTCGACCCCAACGGCATTCTCAACCCCGACGTGGTGCTCAGCGAAGACCCGCAAATCCACCTCAAGCACCTCAAGCCGCTGCCTGCCGCCGACGAGCTTGTGGATAAGTGCATCGAGTGTGGCTTCTGCGAGCCGGTTTGCCCGTCGAAGGGGCTGACCCTGAGCCCACGCCAGCGCATTGTGATCTGGCGCGACATCCAGGCCAAAAAGCGCGCAGGTATCGACACCACCGAACTTGAAGCGGCCTATCAATACCAAGGCATCGATACCTGTGCGGCCACCGGGCTTTGCGCCCAGCGCTGCCCGGTAGGAATCAATACCGGCGACCTGGTGAAAAAGCTGCGCAGCCGCGACGCCGACCGTACGAAAACCGCCGAATGGCTGTCGACGCATTTCGCCACCGCCTTGCAAGGCGCGCGCTTCACCCTGCACGTGGCCAACGGGGCGCGCATGCTGCTGGGCGCGCCGCGACTGACGAAGCTCTCGGCCACGGTGACCCGGCTGTCCAAGGGGCAAATCCCCCAATGGACCAACGCCATGCCGCAACCGGAAAAAGCCATCCGCTTCAGCCCCGCCGTGAGCGATGAGCGCCCCCGTGTGGTGTACCTCGCCGCCTGCGTCTCACGCGCGATGGGCCCGGCAGCCGGCGACAACGAACAGATGTCGCTGTACGACAAAACCCGTGGCCTGCTGGAAAAAGCCGGTTACCAGGTCGTCTTTCCCGACAATCAGGACAACCTCTGCTGCGGCCAGCCTTTCGCGTCCAAAGGCTACGCCGAGCAAGCCGAACACAAACGCCAGGAACTGATCGGCGCCCTGCTCCACGCCAGCCGTGGCGGACTTGACCCGATCTACTGCGACACCAGCCCGTGCACCCTGCGCCTGGTCCAGGACCTGGCCGAAACCCGCCTCGACCTCTACGACCCCGTGCGTTTTATCCGCACCCACCTGATGGACCGCCTCGACTTCACCCCCCAGGAAGCCCCAATCGCCGTGCACGTCACCTGCAGCACCCAGCACCTGGGAGAAAGCCAGGCGCTGATCGACCTGGCCAGGCGTTGCAGCAAAACCGTGGTAATCCCCGAAGGCATTCACTGCTGCGGTTTTGCCGGCGACAAGGGCTTCACTACACCGGAGCTGAACGCCCACTCCCTGCGCAGCCTCAAAGACGCCGTGCAATATTGCAGCGAAGGCATCTCCACCAGCCGTACATGTGAGATTGGCCTGACACAACACGGTGGAATTGATTACCACGGCCTGGTGTACCTGGTGGATCGAGTAACCCAGGCGCGCGCCCACTAG
- a CDS encoding RnfH family protein, whose translation MAEPLVEVEVVYAAVDRQVLMSLAVAPGSSLRAAVLGSGMAAQFPELDLQSCPLGIFGKVVADADVRAVRAGDRIEIYRPLLADPMEIRRLRAAKAAKAKQQSS comes from the coding sequence ATGGCTGAGCCATTGGTTGAGGTTGAGGTGGTGTACGCCGCGGTGGATCGTCAGGTGCTGATGAGTCTGGCAGTAGCGCCGGGCTCGAGCCTGCGGGCGGCAGTGTTGGGCTCGGGAATGGCTGCGCAGTTTCCGGAGCTGGATCTGCAGAGTTGTCCCTTGGGGATCTTCGGCAAAGTGGTGGCGGATGCGGATGTTCGTGCTGTGCGCGCCGGAGACCGAATCGAGATCTATCGGCCATTGCTGGCCGATCCGATGGAGATAAGGCGCTTGCGTGCGGCCAAGGCTGCCAAGGCAAAACAGCAGAGTTCTTAG
- a CDS encoding FCD domain-containing protein, producing MGFDQVRQRRLSDDIVEQLEGMILEGTLKSGERLPAERALAEQFGVSRPSLREAIQKLAAKGLLVSRQGGGNYVVESLGSTFSDPLLHLLENNPEAQRDLLEFRQTLEASCAYYAALRATEVDRERLTAAFEELQDCYTRSDEVSRAEEGAADAKFHLAIAEASHNAVLLHTIRGLFDLLKRNVVTNIGGMYQQRTETRDMLINQHRDLYLAIIEGRAEQAREVSTRHLLYVQEVLEEVRQEVQRMARAERRKGM from the coding sequence ATGGGGTTTGATCAGGTGCGTCAGCGCCGTTTGTCTGACGATATCGTCGAGCAGCTTGAGGGCATGATCCTTGAGGGCACGCTGAAGTCGGGCGAGCGCTTGCCGGCCGAGCGCGCACTGGCCGAGCAGTTCGGGGTGTCGCGTCCGTCGCTGCGTGAGGCGATCCAGAAGCTGGCGGCCAAAGGCTTGCTGGTCAGTCGTCAGGGTGGCGGCAATTATGTGGTGGAATCGCTGGGTTCAACCTTCAGTGATCCGCTGCTGCATCTGCTGGAAAATAATCCCGAGGCCCAGCGCGACCTTCTGGAGTTTCGTCAGACCCTGGAAGCCTCGTGCGCGTATTACGCTGCGCTGCGCGCCACTGAAGTGGATCGTGAGCGGCTGACCGCCGCTTTCGAAGAATTGCAGGATTGCTACACGCGGTCAGATGAAGTGAGCCGGGCGGAAGAGGGCGCGGCGGATGCGAAGTTTCACCTGGCCATCGCCGAGGCCAGTCATAACGCGGTACTGCTGCACACCATTCGTGGCCTGTTCGACCTGCTCAAGCGCAACGTGGTGACCAACATTGGCGGCATGTACCAGCAGCGTACCGAGACCCGGGACATGCTGATCAATCAGCATCGTGATTTGTACCTGGCGATTATCGAGGGGCGTGCGGAGCAGGCACGGGAAGTCTCAACACGTCACCTGCTGTATGTGCAGGAAGTGCTGGAGGAAGTGCGTCAGGAGGTTCAGCGCATGGCCCGGGCGGAACGGCGCAAGGGGATGTAG
- the grpE gene encoding nucleotide exchange factor GrpE, with protein MADEQTQDTQNPDANQAAGEDLAARVQVLEEQLAGAQDQSLRVAADLQNVRRRAEQDVEKAHKFALEKFAGDLLPIIDSLERGLELSNPDDENIRPMREGIELTLKMFQDTLKRYQLEAIDPQGGEPFNAEHHQAMAMQENADLEPNSVLKVFQKGYQLNGRLLRPAMVVVSKAPAPVAPSIDEQA; from the coding sequence ATGGCTGACGAACAGACGCAGGATACGCAAAATCCAGACGCCAATCAGGCAGCAGGTGAAGACCTTGCCGCTCGTGTGCAAGTGCTCGAAGAGCAATTGGCCGGCGCACAGGATCAATCGTTGCGTGTTGCCGCCGATCTGCAGAACGTCCGCCGCCGCGCCGAGCAGGATGTAGAAAAAGCTCACAAGTTCGCCCTGGAAAAATTTGCCGGTGATCTGTTGCCGATCATCGACAGCCTGGAGCGTGGCCTTGAGCTGTCCAACCCGGACGACGAAAACATCCGCCCAATGCGCGAAGGGATCGAACTGACCCTGAAAATGTTCCAGGACACCCTGAAACGTTATCAGCTGGAAGCCATCGATCCGCAAGGCGGTGAGCCGTTCAATGCCGAGCATCACCAGGCGATGGCGATGCAGGAAAACGCTGATCTTGAGCCGAACAGCGTATTGAAGGTGTTCCAGAAGGGTTACCAGCTCAACGGTCGCCTTCTGCGCCCCGCAATGGTTGTGGTGAGCAAGGCTCCTGCACCGGTTGCACCTTCGATTGATGAGCAGGCTTGA
- the recN gene encoding DNA repair protein RecN — translation MLVHLSVHNYAIVEHLDLELDRGMSVITGETGAGKSIMLDALGLTLGDRADSGVVRPGADKADILATFDLADIPEAEAWLAERDLNNDGPCILRRVITAEGRSRGYINGTPCPLGDLKALGELLIDIHSQHEHQSLLKTDTHRRLLDEYAGATDLARQVQLAAQRWRQTRQELERLSNSGDEQRARHQLLSYQLEELESLGLGETELEQLEQEHKNLTNAETLLGICRQVVEQCSESDSGNVLNALTASLNRLSSVNNASGSLNEATTLLTSAQIQVEEAVGELNRFLDHFDADPARLQDIEERLDTIYTLARKHRIQPTEVATLQQKLLDEIETLNANDESIERLGEELASFARHYHEKARELSDLRHQAATGLASAVEQEIQRLGMPGGRFTIELHTNTSNELLPNGLEQVELLVSANPGQPLKALAKVASGGELSRISLAIQVITAQTSRVPTLVFDEVDVGIGGPTAEIVGQLLRRLGDRGQVLTVTHLPQVAAQGHQHLFVHKVRGSDATHTAVSKLNKTERVEEVARMLGGIDLTKESLAHAKKMVVTAKV, via the coding sequence ATGCTGGTGCACCTGTCCGTACATAACTACGCCATCGTTGAACATCTGGATCTTGAACTGGATCGCGGGATGAGCGTAATCACAGGCGAAACCGGCGCCGGCAAGTCGATCATGCTCGACGCCCTGGGGCTGACCCTCGGCGACCGCGCCGACAGCGGCGTGGTTCGCCCCGGCGCCGACAAGGCCGACATCCTCGCCACCTTTGACCTGGCTGACATCCCGGAAGCCGAAGCCTGGCTTGCCGAGCGCGACCTTAATAATGACGGGCCGTGCATCCTGCGCCGGGTGATCACTGCCGAAGGGCGCTCCCGCGGCTATATAAACGGTACGCCCTGCCCGCTCGGTGATTTGAAAGCCCTGGGCGAGCTGCTGATCGACATCCACAGCCAGCATGAACACCAATCCCTGCTGAAAACCGACACCCATCGCCGGCTGCTCGACGAATACGCCGGTGCCACCGACCTGGCGCGCCAGGTGCAATTGGCCGCCCAGCGTTGGCGCCAAACGCGCCAGGAACTGGAGCGCCTCTCCAATTCCGGCGACGAGCAGCGCGCCCGCCACCAGTTGCTCAGCTATCAACTGGAAGAACTCGAAAGCCTGGGGCTCGGCGAGACCGAACTGGAGCAACTGGAACAGGAACACAAGAACCTGACCAACGCCGAGACCCTGCTGGGTATCTGCCGGCAAGTGGTGGAACAGTGCAGCGAAAGTGATTCCGGGAATGTGCTCAACGCGCTGACTGCTAGCCTGAACCGACTGTCCAGCGTGAATAACGCCTCAGGTTCGCTGAATGAAGCCACTACGCTGCTGACCAGCGCGCAAATCCAGGTTGAAGAAGCCGTGGGCGAGCTGAACCGTTTTCTTGATCACTTCGATGCCGACCCGGCTCGCCTGCAAGATATAGAAGAGCGCCTGGACACCATCTACACCCTGGCGCGCAAACACCGGATCCAGCCGACCGAAGTCGCGACCCTGCAGCAAAAGCTGCTGGATGAGATCGAAACCCTGAATGCCAACGATGAATCCATCGAGCGACTGGGTGAAGAGTTGGCCTCCTTTGCTCGCCATTATCATGAGAAGGCCCGGGAGCTGAGCGACCTGCGCCATCAGGCAGCAACCGGCCTGGCCAGCGCAGTGGAACAGGAAATCCAGCGGCTGGGCATGCCCGGCGGGCGCTTCACCATCGAGCTGCACACCAACACCAGCAACGAGCTTCTGCCCAACGGCCTTGAACAGGTAGAACTGCTGGTCAGTGCGAACCCGGGCCAACCCCTCAAGGCATTGGCTAAAGTAGCGTCCGGTGGCGAGCTGTCACGGATCAGCCTCGCGATCCAGGTGATCACCGCGCAGACCTCCCGTGTGCCAACGCTGGTATTCGATGAAGTGGACGTCGGGATCGGCGGCCCGACTGCCGAGATCGTTGGCCAGCTGTTGCGCCGGCTGGGCGATCGCGGCCAGGTGCTGACCGTCACCCATTTGCCACAAGTGGCCGCCCAAGGGCATCAACACTTGTTCGTGCACAAGGTGCGGGGCAGTGATGCGACCCATACTGCGGTGTCCAAGCTGAACAAGACCGAACGGGTAGAAGAAGTGGCGCGAATGCTGGGAGGCATCGACCTGACCAAGGAGTCCCTGGCTCACGCGAAGAAAATGGTGGTGACTGCGAAGGTCTGA
- a CDS encoding type II toxin-antitoxin system RatA family toxin, translated as MTTHIQRSALLPYPAQALYDLVNDVARYPEFLPWCSTAEVLESSDEHMVASVGVAKGGLSQHFVTRNTLVPGQSIEMNLEEGPFTQLHGVWVFKALNEKACKISLDLSFDYAGPIVRATLGPLFNQAANTLVDAFCQRAKQMHG; from the coding sequence ATGACGACGCATATTCAACGTTCGGCCCTGCTGCCTTACCCGGCACAGGCGCTCTATGACCTGGTCAACGACGTGGCGCGTTACCCGGAGTTCCTGCCTTGGTGTTCAACTGCCGAGGTGTTGGAGAGCAGTGATGAGCACATGGTCGCCAGCGTGGGAGTCGCGAAGGGCGGCTTGAGCCAGCACTTTGTCACGCGCAACACGCTGGTGCCCGGACAGTCCATCGAGATGAACCTCGAAGAAGGCCCGTTCACTCAGTTGCACGGTGTGTGGGTGTTCAAGGCGTTGAACGAGAAGGCGTGCAAGATCAGCCTGGACCTGTCGTTCGATTATGCTGGCCCTATCGTGCGTGCCACCTTGGGCCCGCTGTTCAATCAAGCGGCTAATACCCTGGTGGACGCGTTCTGCCAACGCGCCAAGCAAATGCATGGCTGA